In [Leptolyngbya] sp. PCC 7376, a genomic segment contains:
- the dxr gene encoding 1-deoxy-D-xylulose-5-phosphate reductoisomerase, with protein MTNAKAISILGSTGSIGTQTLDIVRSHPEKFRVVGLAAGRNIELLAAQVAEFQPEIVATHDESLLPKLKELIKDFPQVQVIAGKEAIAEIARYGDSESVVTGIVGCAGLLPTIAAIEAGKDIALANKETLIAGGPVVLPLIEKHGVKLLPADSEHSAIFQCLQGVPEGGLRRIILTASGGAFRDLPVEKLASVTVKDALKHPNWSMGQKITIDSATLMNKGLEVIEAHYLFGKDYDDIDIVVHPQSIIHSLIEVQDTSVLAQLGWPDMRLPLLYALSYPDRIYTDWEKFDLVKAGDLTFREPDHEKYPCMNLAYAAGRAGGSMPAVLNAANEQAVALFLEEKIEFLDIPRVIEKVCDRHQAENKLTPSLDDILQADQWARQEVLNLQPQVIA; from the coding sequence ATGACCAACGCCAAAGCGATTTCTATTTTGGGTTCTACGGGATCTATCGGCACACAAACCCTCGATATTGTGCGATCACACCCCGAGAAATTCCGCGTTGTTGGTCTGGCGGCTGGACGAAATATTGAACTTTTAGCTGCGCAGGTGGCAGAGTTCCAACCAGAAATCGTTGCGACTCATGATGAGAGTTTATTGCCTAAGCTCAAAGAGCTAATCAAAGATTTTCCGCAGGTTCAGGTCATTGCTGGAAAGGAGGCGATCGCCGAGATTGCTCGTTACGGTGATTCGGAGAGTGTTGTTACTGGGATCGTCGGTTGTGCAGGATTACTTCCGACAATTGCAGCGATTGAAGCGGGTAAAGATATTGCCCTTGCGAATAAAGAAACTCTGATTGCTGGTGGCCCCGTTGTTTTACCTCTCATCGAAAAACATGGCGTGAAATTGTTGCCTGCAGATTCTGAGCACTCGGCAATTTTTCAATGTTTACAAGGAGTGCCTGAAGGTGGCCTGAGACGAATTATTTTGACGGCTTCTGGTGGCGCATTCCGTGATTTACCCGTTGAAAAATTAGCCAGCGTCACTGTTAAAGATGCTCTTAAACATCCCAATTGGTCGATGGGTCAAAAAATTACGATTGATTCAGCGACCTTGATGAATAAAGGTTTAGAGGTAATTGAGGCGCATTATTTATTTGGCAAAGATTACGACGATATTGATATTGTGGTGCATCCCCAAAGCATTATTCACTCTCTGATCGAGGTACAGGATACGTCGGTTTTGGCACAACTTGGTTGGCCTGATATGCGCTTGCCATTGCTCTATGCCTTGTCCTATCCCGATCGTATTTATACAGATTGGGAAAAGTTTGATTTAGTGAAGGCTGGGGATTTGACGTTCCGAGAGCCAGATCACGAAAAGTATCCTTGTATGAATCTGGCCTATGCGGCGGGACGAGCTGGTGGCTCGATGCCTGCGGTACTGAATGCGGCAAATGAGCAAGCTGTTGCTTTATTCCTCGAAGAAAAGATTGAATTCCTTGATATTCCCCGCGTGATCGAAAAGGTTTGCGATCGCCACCAAGCGGAGAATAAACTCACGCCTAGTTTGGATGATATTTTGCAAGCGGATCAATGGGCTAGACAGGAAGTGCTGAATCTTCAGCCCCAAGTAATTGCATAA
- the ctpC gene encoding carboxyl-terminal processing protease CtpC: protein MSNYKPFVLGATALVLTAVTVTGAGMHYSQSKAYIKNSPKEVVDEVWFVINKEYVDGTFNQNDWRRVRKEYLEKDYANQEEAYEAIREMLDLLDDPYTRFMPPQDFENMQIDTSGELTGVGIQISKDKDTDEVVVIAPIEETPAFKAGIISQDKIVAVDGTPTEGMELNDVVNMIRGKRGSEVILTIRRDDEIIDFPIVREVIQIHPVKASIDENAIGDIGYIRLTQFSGQATSEMRDAIKDFEDKNVDGYILDLRSNPGGLLYASIDIAQMWLNEGGIVSTVNRVGEVDRQEAKDKAITEKPLVVLVDGGSASASEILSGALQDNERAVLVGTQTFGKGLVQSVRRLGDDSGVAVTIAKYLTPSGRDINKEGIAPDFIVELEEEVREELQDDRTKIGTMEDPQYSKAVDLLKQQLATGNLPVPTESDNADQNS from the coding sequence ATGTCTAACTACAAACCCTTTGTACTTGGTGCCACAGCTCTCGTGCTGACCGCAGTAACCGTCACAGGGGCAGGAATGCACTATTCCCAGAGCAAAGCCTACATAAAAAATAGTCCCAAGGAAGTAGTAGACGAAGTTTGGTTTGTCATCAACAAAGAATACGTTGACGGCACCTTTAACCAAAACGATTGGCGGCGCGTTCGCAAAGAATACCTCGAAAAAGATTACGCAAACCAAGAAGAAGCATACGAAGCAATTCGGGAGATGCTAGACCTCCTAGATGATCCCTACACACGCTTCATGCCGCCCCAAGATTTCGAGAATATGCAGATCGATACCTCTGGTGAACTGACCGGAGTTGGCATTCAAATTAGTAAAGATAAAGATACTGACGAAGTTGTCGTCATTGCTCCGATTGAGGAAACACCAGCCTTTAAAGCAGGCATTATTTCTCAGGACAAGATTGTTGCCGTAGATGGTACACCTACTGAGGGCATGGAGCTTAATGATGTTGTCAACATGATCCGGGGTAAACGCGGGTCAGAAGTCATCCTCACTATTCGTCGAGATGACGAAATTATAGATTTCCCCATTGTCCGCGAAGTTATTCAGATCCACCCCGTTAAAGCCAGCATTGATGAAAATGCCATTGGCGATATTGGCTACATTCGCTTAACGCAATTTAGTGGCCAGGCAACCAGCGAGATGCGCGATGCCATTAAGGACTTCGAAGACAAAAACGTCGATGGCTATATCCTTGATCTCCGCTCAAATCCTGGCGGTCTCCTCTATGCAAGTATCGATATCGCCCAGATGTGGCTTAACGAAGGTGGCATCGTTTCGACGGTGAACCGTGTGGGTGAAGTTGATCGTCAGGAAGCGAAAGACAAAGCAATCACCGAAAAGCCTCTCGTTGTCCTTGTTGATGGCGGCTCCGCCAGTGCAAGTGAAATCCTTTCTGGTGCGCTCCAAGATAATGAGCGAGCGGTCCTCGTCGGCACCCAGACCTTCGGTAAAGGTTTAGTGCAATCAGTACGCCGTCTCGGTGATGATTCAGGGGTAGCAGTGACGATCGCCAAATATTTAACACCTTCAGGTCGCGACATCAATAAAGAAGGGATTGCCCCTGATTTTATTGTGGAGCTAGAAGAAGAGGTCAGAGAAGAACTCCAAGATGACCGCACAAAGATTGGGACAATGGAAGATCCTCAATACTCAAAAGCAGTTGATCTCCTCAAGCAACAGTTGGCAACGGGTAATTTACCAGTCCCTACTGAGAGTGATAACGCCGATCAAAACAGCTAA
- a CDS encoding plasmid replication protein, CyRepA1 family, with product MNVVALEGDRPLDYLLYSDELPRRNDGRLGEGYLQRYQHTEAGGWWCSGVDLLTGEADLWGCFKPEQPRVAGQKGKPIKYEHPPKISTGLFALRVPRHIWQLVATRYQVEFSGDEWDESQPDGGFWQWMKEHPEIPLVITEGAKKAGTLLSAGYGAIALPGIYGAVRTPKDAEGNKIGRLRLIPQMKKLVEGQRQVFIAFDQDEKPRTVKAVNAAIRKTGYLLKQQGCKVAVITWESHLGKGVDDLIATHGQDEFDRRYKQAQSLALWKARGLNQLTYNRHYELNKRYLSEIAVPDAAKIVAIKSPKGTGKTRQLEKVVAQAIARQQPVLVIGHRIRLVEELCQRFGLDYIRDLPTDQQRSNEPSLKINGYGLCIDSLHGKSQARFNPSHWSDALIIIDEAEQVLWHGLNSSTCREHRVNILQNFKSLMQNVFEGEGKIYVSDADLSDVSLDYLRSLGGQEFTPFVIENTWQADLKSGYDLNHYDDGTPKRLVKDLEQHIKEGGKPFVCLSAQKLKSQWGTSTLELYFQTQFPQLRILRIDSETLADPKHQAYGCMTNLNQVVTGYDLVLASPAVETGISLDLKGYFTSVWGIAQGVQTVNSICQALSRVRENVPRHLWVAKYGFNKIGNGSSSIPSLLTSSQKLTQTNIRLLQQSDFAALEDLDTEFQAESLLCWAKFAVRINAGMVNYREAVLAHLTQEGHRLNAVEKTKAKPKKTAKGKKAKPEANQLTTAINSIRETNYRAECQAIAQASPLSKTRYQTLKKKLVKTTKERHQLKKYELQKRYNIPVTTELVNQDSEGWYKKLRCHYFLSFGRPYLADRDALIATHLMQQGNGQIFQPDFNHSQLGAIIGTLEILGINDLLQQPQREIHNLDFDMQHMAAIALENRQAIKTTVGIGLAKNSTAMMILKRFLELLGMELKYIKMRSIQKKRTRIYQIAVPEDGRQSVFQHWLQIDQKCPGTSAFWQEDCKQYLKQLQKTRTETTSDYVQLTFDLPPQEAS from the coding sequence ATGAATGTGGTAGCGCTTGAAGGCGATCGCCCTCTGGACTATTTGCTGTATTCGGATGAATTGCCCCGTCGGAATGATGGGCGTTTAGGGGAAGGTTATTTACAGCGCTATCAGCATACAGAGGCTGGTGGTTGGTGGTGTTCTGGCGTAGATTTGCTCACGGGAGAAGCAGATCTATGGGGCTGCTTTAAGCCAGAGCAACCAAGGGTTGCCGGGCAAAAAGGAAAGCCGATCAAATATGAGCATCCTCCTAAAATCAGTACAGGTTTATTTGCGCTGCGAGTGCCACGGCACATTTGGCAACTTGTTGCGACCCGCTATCAAGTGGAATTTAGTGGTGATGAATGGGATGAGTCTCAGCCAGATGGTGGTTTCTGGCAATGGATGAAAGAGCACCCAGAGATTCCGCTAGTGATCACCGAAGGGGCGAAAAAAGCAGGGACTTTACTCAGTGCTGGCTACGGGGCGATCGCCTTGCCAGGGATTTATGGGGCCGTGCGAACACCCAAAGATGCAGAAGGAAATAAGATCGGGCGATTGCGTCTAATTCCTCAGATGAAAAAATTGGTTGAGGGACAACGCCAAGTTTTTATCGCATTCGACCAAGACGAAAAGCCTCGTACCGTTAAAGCAGTTAATGCGGCGATTCGTAAGACAGGGTATTTACTCAAGCAGCAGGGCTGTAAAGTTGCCGTTATCACATGGGAGAGCCACCTAGGCAAAGGAGTAGATGATCTAATCGCCACCCATGGTCAAGATGAATTTGATCGACGTTACAAGCAGGCTCAATCCCTCGCTCTCTGGAAGGCGCGAGGTCTAAATCAGCTCACCTACAATCGTCACTACGAGCTCAATAAGCGTTATCTCAGTGAAATAGCCGTTCCGGATGCCGCAAAAATTGTCGCAATCAAATCTCCCAAAGGTACTGGTAAAACTCGCCAATTAGAAAAAGTCGTTGCCCAGGCGATCGCCCGACAACAGCCAGTTTTAGTGATCGGTCACCGAATTCGACTGGTAGAAGAACTCTGCCAACGATTTGGGCTGGATTACATTCGCGATTTACCCACCGATCAACAACGTAGTAACGAACCAAGCCTAAAAATCAATGGCTATGGTCTGTGCATCGATTCTCTCCATGGAAAATCCCAAGCGCGTTTTAATCCCAGCCATTGGTCTGATGCACTGATCATCATTGATGAAGCAGAACAGGTTCTTTGGCATGGTTTAAATTCCAGCACCTGCCGCGAACACCGGGTTAACATTCTCCAGAACTTCAAATCATTAATGCAAAACGTGTTTGAAGGGGAAGGGAAAATTTACGTCAGCGATGCCGATCTGAGCGATGTTTCTCTCGATTATTTACGGAGCCTAGGCGGTCAAGAATTTACGCCCTTTGTCATTGAAAATACTTGGCAAGCCGACCTAAAAAGTGGCTATGATCTCAATCATTACGATGACGGTACACCGAAACGCCTTGTTAAAGATTTAGAGCAACATATCAAAGAGGGTGGCAAACCTTTTGTTTGTCTCTCCGCTCAAAAACTTAAAAGCCAATGGGGCACCTCGACCCTTGAGCTCTATTTCCAAACTCAATTTCCGCAGCTCAGAATTTTACGAATTGATTCTGAAACCTTAGCTGATCCAAAACACCAGGCCTATGGCTGCATGACGAATCTCAATCAAGTGGTGACAGGCTATGACCTTGTTTTAGCGAGTCCAGCGGTTGAAACAGGCATTAGTTTAGATCTAAAAGGCTACTTTACTTCCGTGTGGGGAATTGCTCAGGGCGTCCAAACCGTCAACTCCATTTGCCAAGCGCTGAGCCGCGTCCGGGAAAATGTGCCTCGTCATCTCTGGGTCGCAAAGTATGGTTTTAACAAAATTGGTAATGGCTCGTCTTCCATTCCATCGTTACTGACTTCCAGCCAAAAATTAACGCAAACAAATATTCGTCTATTGCAGCAATCTGACTTTGCAGCACTAGAGGATCTCGACACTGAGTTTCAGGCAGAATCTCTCCTCTGCTGGGCAAAGTTTGCGGTGCGGATCAATGCGGGCATGGTGAATTATCGTGAGGCTGTTCTTGCTCACCTGACGCAGGAAGGCCATCGCCTCAATGCGGTCGAAAAAACGAAGGCTAAGCCAAAGAAAACAGCGAAGGGGAAAAAAGCAAAACCCGAAGCAAATCAGTTAACCACAGCAATCAACTCTATTCGTGAGACAAACTATCGGGCAGAATGTCAGGCGATCGCCCAGGCGAGTCCTCTGAGCAAAACACGCTATCAAACGCTCAAAAAGAAATTAGTCAAAACTACAAAAGAACGCCACCAACTCAAAAAATATGAGTTGCAAAAACGCTACAACATTCCGGTGACGACGGAGCTAGTCAACCAAGATAGCGAAGGCTGGTACAAAAAGCTGCGCTGCCATTATTTCCTGAGCTTTGGTCGTCCCTATTTGGCAGATCGTGATGCTTTGATTGCCACCCATCTGATGCAGCAGGGTAATGGCCAAATTTTCCAACCGGACTTTAACCATTCTCAACTGGGCGCAATTATTGGCACTTTAGAAATTTTGGGGATCAACGATCTCTTGCAGCAGCCACAGCGAGAAATTCATAATCTCGATTTCGATATGCAACACATGGCGGCGATCGCCTTAGAAAACAGACAAGCGATCAAAACAACTGTGGGGATCGGCTTAGCGAAAAACTCTACGGCTATGATGATCCTCAAGCGGTTCTTAGAATTATTGGGGATGGAGCTGAAATATATCAAAATGCGCAGCATTCAGAAAAAACGAACGCGCATTTACCAAATCGCTGTTCCCGAAGATGGTCGCCAAAGCGTCTTCCAGCATTGGCTACAAATCGATCAAAAATGTCCCGGCACATCGGCATTTTGGCAGGAGGACTGTAAGCAATATCTCAAGCAACTCCAAAAAACCCGTACCGAGACAACGTCTGACTATGTGCAACTGACATTTGATTTGCCTCCGCAAGAAGCATCTTAG
- the moaC gene encoding cyclic pyranopterin monophosphate synthase MoaC — MQDFSENKIQNASLSHINDAGEAQMVDVSDKKITKREAIATGKVLMSQTCFEAIQAGDAPKGDVLGTARIAGIMAAKQTSNLIPMCHPLPIKKVTVTFTPDAINIGYLVEATVTTKSETGVEMEALTAVSVAALTLYDMAKALDKAMTITDIQLLKKTGGKSGDYFRNSL, encoded by the coding sequence ATGCAAGATTTTTCCGAAAACAAAATTCAGAATGCCTCTCTATCCCATATCAACGATGCTGGTGAAGCTCAGATGGTGGATGTTTCCGATAAAAAAATCACCAAACGGGAGGCGATCGCCACAGGAAAAGTGTTGATGAGCCAAACTTGTTTTGAGGCGATTCAGGCGGGAGATGCCCCAAAAGGAGATGTCTTGGGTACAGCGCGTATTGCCGGAATTATGGCAGCGAAACAAACCTCTAACTTAATTCCCATGTGTCACCCACTCCCCATCAAGAAAGTGACTGTCACCTTTACGCCAGATGCAATAAATATCGGTTATCTCGTCGAAGCCACCGTCACCACAAAATCTGAAACAGGTGTTGAAATGGAAGCCCTCACCGCTGTGTCTGTCGCCGCACTAACCCTATATGACATGGCGAAAGCATTAGATAAAGCCATGACCATTACCGACATCCAATTGCTGAAAAAAACAGGTGGCAAATCCGGGGACTACTTCCGAAACTCCTTATAA
- a CDS encoding DUF3181 family protein produces the protein MASTIEIEKLAAEIGENIYIDVAGWHLYLSDAHLHTQIAEKMMPLIEDGDVDEMAALDVLRGVQVPLGGKQTFVSLLQLVPKAVQQDLVKLLEDYQY, from the coding sequence ATGGCTAGTACCATTGAAATTGAAAAGCTCGCCGCTGAGATTGGCGAAAATATTTACATCGATGTTGCGGGTTGGCACTTGTATTTGTCAGATGCTCATCTACACACACAAATTGCGGAAAAGATGATGCCGCTAATTGAAGATGGTGACGTTGATGAAATGGCAGCTTTAGATGTGCTCAGGGGGGTTCAAGTGCCTTTGGGCGGCAAGCAAACGTTTGTAAGTCTTCTTCAGCTTGTGCCAAAGGCAGTTCAGCAGGATTTGGTGAAGCTTCTCGAAGATTATCAATATTAG
- the tsaE gene encoding tRNA (adenosine(37)-N6)-threonylcarbamoyltransferase complex ATPase subunit type 1 TsaE: MAKSFLLPDAAATLAFGKQLGECLETYSVLLLKGDLGAGKTTLTQGIGQGLGITEAIASPTFTLVNEYHVGRIPLYHLDLYRLEPEQVDSIYPETYWEGIECEPGITVIEWSERMLFLPESYFEITLSHTEDDQRQAIITATNADLTEIFQ, translated from the coding sequence ATGGCTAAATCATTTCTGCTCCCGGATGCGGCAGCAACTTTAGCATTTGGCAAGCAGTTAGGGGAGTGTTTAGAAACCTATTCTGTCCTTCTCCTAAAGGGTGATCTCGGAGCTGGGAAAACGACTTTAACGCAGGGAATTGGTCAAGGATTGGGCATCACTGAGGCGATCGCCAGTCCGACATTTACGTTGGTAAATGAATATCATGTCGGTCGAATCCCTCTTTATCACTTGGATTTGTATCGGTTAGAGCCGGAGCAAGTGGATAGCATTTACCCCGAGACTTATTGGGAAGGGATTGAATGTGAGCCGGGCATTACCGTGATCGAATGGTCTGAACGGATGCTCTTTTTACCTGAAAGCTATTTTGAAATCACCTTGAGCCACACCGAAGATGATCAGCGGCAAGCAATCATTACTGCAACAAACGCCGACCTTACTGAAATTTTTCAGTAA
- a CDS encoding DUF2993 domain-containing protein, which yields MEILTILLSGLLSAGAPVGLIVEEITDKQFSQRLESAETFEVRIDNLPAHKIIDGEIDKIRIASRGVEIVEGFRLEALELETDPLNIDLKRLRQRQFDSETFREPVQAGLRLVLTEDDLNESLRSPRVRRVLQPLINRLLVRPGSPKPPQYQLDVATIDFVGENRFEFNGDISQLNPQTGETEYSKLTLSYKLQLTSGSEIQWLEGTGTINNRPLPSPAIMGFSQGMSGRLNLQRFDERGVTARFFAFNLDDTELETALFLKFEPTSEE from the coding sequence ATGGAAATTTTGACCATTTTGTTATCGGGATTACTCTCAGCGGGAGCGCCCGTTGGATTAATCGTTGAAGAAATAACCGATAAGCAATTTAGTCAGCGCCTCGAATCCGCCGAAACATTTGAGGTGCGGATTGATAATTTACCTGCTCACAAAATTATCGATGGTGAAATCGACAAAATTCGAATCGCCAGTCGCGGTGTGGAAATCGTTGAAGGGTTTCGCTTAGAAGCATTAGAACTGGAAACAGATCCGCTCAATATCGATCTCAAAAGGCTGCGCCAAAGACAATTTGATAGTGAAACTTTCCGAGAGCCAGTACAAGCAGGATTACGCTTGGTACTCACGGAAGATGATTTAAATGAGTCACTGCGATCGCCACGAGTACGGAGAGTATTACAGCCCTTAATTAATCGCTTGTTAGTTCGCCCTGGTTCACCGAAGCCACCCCAATATCAACTCGATGTCGCAACCATTGATTTTGTCGGCGAAAATCGTTTTGAGTTTAACGGAGATATTTCCCAGCTCAATCCCCAAACAGGTGAAACTGAATATTCAAAACTAACTCTGTCCTACAAACTTCAGCTCACTTCTGGTAGCGAAATCCAGTGGCTAGAAGGCACAGGCACAATTAACAATCGACCATTACCTTCACCGGCAATTATGGGGTTTTCTCAAGGGATGAGTGGTCGTTTGAACTTGCAACGATTTGATGAACGGGGTGTCACAGCACGCTTTTTTGCTTTTAATCTTGATGACACCGAACTCGAAACGGCTCTCTTCCTAAAATTCGAGCCAACTTCAGAGGAATAA
- a CDS encoding AAA-like domain-containing protein, with translation MKKILILTANPTNTTPLRLSEEVQEIEASWERSPTARTTFEIIVKQAVRPKEFRRALVENKPDIVHFAGHGGGENGLALMGDSGVAVLLKPEALRRFFKGLQDIFHIDCVVLNACYSELQANEISPYVDSVVGMNQKIGDQAAQEFAIGFYDTLFAGESIETSFNIGCSAIELEAISEHLTPVLKQKAAAEVEALPIEIEEEIPPQSAVARMIDIPFENLDGQVPLGSPFYVERPPAEQDCFNAIQKKAGLVRIKAPRQMDKTSLMSRILAEGEKLGYKSAMINLWDRKFLGDIDSFLEYFCACMSEELDIEEKIDKYWKKRLGSQKNCSNYFQKYLLKEIDTPIIVGLDEVDRVFTYPEIADDFFALLRSWHELGKNNDIWQKLRLVISHSQEVYIPLNVNRSPFNVGLPIELGEFTREQVKDLAERHGLDWSEIEIDRLMTMIDGHPYLVRVALYQIATNSMTLDKLLKIAPTEEGIYGDHLYRHLLLLEENPRLKDAMLELVESDRPVRLAPVDSFKLKSMGLAKAVGNELVPLCDLYRLYFGDRLND, from the coding sequence ATGAAAAAAATTCTGATCCTCACTGCGAATCCGACAAATACAACACCGCTACGGTTGAGTGAAGAGGTGCAAGAAATTGAAGCGTCTTGGGAGCGATCGCCGACAGCCCGAACAACTTTTGAAATTATTGTCAAACAAGCAGTCCGCCCAAAAGAGTTTCGGCGAGCCTTGGTGGAAAATAAGCCCGATATTGTTCATTTTGCAGGACATGGTGGCGGCGAAAATGGCTTGGCTCTTATGGGTGATAGTGGTGTAGCCGTATTGCTAAAGCCGGAAGCCCTAAGACGTTTCTTTAAAGGATTACAAGATATTTTCCACATTGATTGCGTAGTGCTCAATGCTTGTTATTCAGAATTGCAAGCCAATGAGATTTCTCCCTACGTCGATTCTGTTGTGGGGATGAACCAAAAAATTGGTGATCAGGCAGCGCAGGAGTTTGCGATTGGGTTTTATGACACACTTTTTGCTGGAGAATCGATTGAAACGTCCTTTAATATCGGTTGTAGTGCCATCGAGCTAGAGGCAATATCAGAACATCTCACACCCGTCCTCAAGCAGAAAGCCGCAGCAGAGGTTGAAGCACTGCCTATTGAAATAGAAGAAGAAATCCCACCTCAGTCAGCTGTCGCAAGAATGATTGATATTCCCTTTGAAAATCTAGATGGGCAAGTGCCTTTAGGGTCACCTTTCTACGTTGAGCGTCCTCCCGCAGAGCAGGATTGTTTTAATGCGATTCAGAAAAAGGCTGGTCTAGTTCGCATTAAAGCGCCACGTCAAATGGATAAGACTTCTCTCATGAGTCGTATCCTCGCAGAGGGTGAAAAGCTCGGATATAAATCCGCGATGATTAATCTCTGGGATCGAAAATTTCTAGGGGATATTGATAGTTTTCTCGAATATTTCTGCGCTTGTATGAGCGAGGAACTGGATATTGAGGAAAAGATTGATAAGTACTGGAAAAAGCGCCTTGGTAGTCAGAAAAATTGCAGTAATTATTTTCAGAAATATCTGCTGAAGGAAATCGATACGCCGATTATTGTGGGTCTGGATGAGGTGGATCGGGTGTTTACTTATCCAGAAATTGCGGATGATTTCTTCGCGTTGCTGCGGTCTTGGCATGAGCTGGGCAAAAATAATGACATTTGGCAAAAGCTGCGGCTAGTGATTTCCCATTCACAGGAGGTCTATATTCCGCTCAATGTGAATCGATCGCCCTTTAATGTGGGTCTACCGATTGAGCTGGGAGAATTTACGAGGGAGCAGGTTAAAGATTTAGCGGAACGGCATGGCCTAGATTGGTCAGAAATAGAGATTGATCGGCTCATGACAATGATCGATGGACATCCCTATTTGGTGAGGGTAGCGCTTTACCAGATTGCGACAAATTCCATGACACTAGACAAGCTGCTTAAAATTGCGCCGACTGAGGAAGGAATTTATGGTGATCATCTTTACCGACATTTACTTTTGCTAGAAGAAAATCCACGCCTGAAGGATGCCATGTTAGAACTAGTGGAAAGCGATCGCCCCGTGAGATTAGCTCCAGTAGATTCTTTTAAACTCAAGAGTATGGGACTGGCAAAAGCGGTCGGGAATGAACTGGTTCCCCTCTGCGATCTGTATCGTCTCTACTTCGGCGATCGCCTCAATGATTAG